The nucleotide sequence TTCCTTCCCTGAGAGTCTTGTATCGAAACTTGCGGTTCACTATGGCACCCCTTTGTGGGTGTACGACGGCCAGATGATCCAACAGCGTATCAAGCAGCTGGCTGCTTTCGATACCGTTCGCTTTGCCCAGAAGGCCTGTTCCAATCTCCATATCCTGCGGTTGATGCGCGATGCCGGGGCGGTGGTAGATGCCGTGTCATTGGGTGAGATAGAACGCGCGCTACGTGCAGGATTTGTCAGCAGGGCGTCGTCGGGAGCTGCGCAAGTCGTATTCACTGCCGACGTGTTTGATCAAGCCACATTGCAGCGAGTGGTAGAGGCGCAAGTCGAAGTCAATGTTGGTTCAATCGATATGCTGCGTCAGTTGGGACCGCTTTCACCTGGTCATCGCATATGGCTACGGATCAATCCAGGCTTTGGTCATGGGCACAGTCGTAAGACCAATACCGGCGGCGAAAACAGCAAGCATGGAATATGGCATACGCAGTTAGAGGACGCCCTGACGCTGGTCCGTAAATACGATTTTCATCTTGTCGGTCTGCACATGCACATTGGTTCTGGAGTGGATTACCAGCATTTAAAGCAAGTCTGCAGCACCATGGCAGAACTGATAGCAGGCATGGACCATGATATCGAGGCCATTTCAGCTGGAGGCGGTTTGTCCGTTCCATACCGGGCTGGCGAAAAGCCCGTCGATGCCGACCATTATTTTGCGCAGTGGGATGCCGCCAGGAAGCAAATTGAACGCCATCTAGGTCATCCGGTACGCCTGGAAATCGAGCCAGGGCGCTTTTTGGTTGCTGATGCTGGAGTACTCGTGTCAGAGGTGCGTGCAATCAAGCAGAT is from Pseudomonas sp. B21-056 and encodes:
- the lysA gene encoding diaminopimelate decarboxylase, whose protein sequence is MSSFPESLVSKLAVHYGTPLWVYDGQMIQQRIKQLAAFDTVRFAQKACSNLHILRLMRDAGAVVDAVSLGEIERALRAGFVSRASSGAAQVVFTADVFDQATLQRVVEAQVEVNVGSIDMLRQLGPLSPGHRIWLRINPGFGHGHSRKTNTGGENSKHGIWHTQLEDALTLVRKYDFHLVGLHMHIGSGVDYQHLKQVCSTMAELIAGMDHDIEAISAGGGLSVPYRAGEKPVDADHYFAQWDAARKQIERHLGHPVRLEIEPGRFLVADAGVLVSEVRAIKQMGSNHFTLVDAGFNDLMRPSLYGSYHEISLITSRDEPLPMRATVVAGPLCESGDVFTQSDGGIVESRLLPAAEVGDYLVFHDTGAYGASMSSNYNSRTHAAEVLMDGGEDRLIRKRQTLSTLLELEEVS